One Spirochaetota bacterium genomic region harbors:
- a CDS encoding STAS domain-containing protein: protein MGIAHKVTFEYTEDVPILIIEGDMTSEADAEVMRVFGKLKDKYHPKYLVINFEKTNYINSAGIATLINIIQNINEVGGKVSFVGLTGHFQKVMDIVGISDFVNTFSSDYDAIADIKSPK from the coding sequence ATGGGCATCGCACACAAGGTAACTTTCGAATACACCGAAGACGTCCCCATCCTGATTATCGAGGGTGACATGACGTCCGAGGCCGATGCCGAGGTAATGCGGGTCTTCGGAAAGCTGAAGGATAAATATCACCCGAAGTACCTTGTCATAAATTTCGAGAAGACCAACTATATCAACTCGGCCGGCATCGCCACGCTGATCAACATCATCCAGAACATCAACGAGGTCGGCGGCAAGGTCAGCTTTGTGGGCCTTACGGGCCATTTCCAGAAGGTCATGGACATCGTCGGGATATCGGACTTCGTCAACACATTCAGCTCGGATTACGATGCCATCGCGGATATAAAGTCCCCAAAATAA